The following are from one region of the Bacillus methanolicus MGA3 genome:
- a CDS encoding protein-glutamate methylesterase/protein-glutamine glutaminase: MEKIKVLVVDDSAFMRKLIQDFLSENPRISVIGTARNGEDAVKKVKELKPDVVTLDIEMPVLNGLEALKTIMQENPVPVIMLSSTTREGEENTVLALEYGAIDFVQKPSGAISLDLHKVKDELVRKVISASKANIKQVEKTSLIGTTETENHSKIELQNPIIHSKVSFGKWNYPKKKLICIGTSTGGPRALQHVLTQLPRELPAPVLVVQHMPSGFTKSLADRLNALSYIHVKEAEDGELLKKGTAYIAPGGYHLKVKQVGTSLVVQLDKSSPYNGHRPSVDVMFESVSKIKDYLKIAVIMTGMGSDGAEGLIHLKSNGVVKAIAESQETSIVFGMPRAAIATRLVDEVQNVENIAETIMKYV, from the coding sequence ATGGAGAAAATTAAGGTACTAGTTGTAGATGATTCAGCATTCATGAGAAAACTGATTCAAGATTTTCTTTCTGAAAATCCACGAATCAGTGTCATTGGAACTGCCAGAAATGGTGAAGATGCCGTAAAAAAAGTTAAGGAATTGAAGCCAGATGTTGTCACATTGGATATTGAAATGCCGGTATTGAACGGGCTTGAAGCGTTAAAAACGATTATGCAGGAAAATCCCGTCCCCGTTATCATGCTATCAAGCACGACACGAGAAGGCGAGGAAAACACAGTCTTGGCATTGGAATATGGAGCCATTGATTTCGTTCAAAAGCCATCCGGGGCAATTTCTCTTGATTTGCATAAGGTCAAAGACGAATTAGTTCGTAAAGTGATTTCTGCAAGTAAGGCAAATATTAAACAAGTGGAAAAAACTTCATTAATTGGAACTACAGAAACTGAAAATCATAGTAAAATAGAACTACAGAATCCGATAATACATTCGAAAGTTTCCTTTGGAAAATGGAACTATCCGAAAAAAAAGCTGATTTGTATAGGTACTTCAACAGGCGGTCCAAGAGCATTGCAGCATGTTCTGACACAACTTCCACGAGAATTGCCGGCACCAGTTTTAGTCGTTCAACATATGCCGTCCGGTTTTACAAAATCTTTGGCGGACAGGTTGAATGCTTTATCCTATATTCACGTAAAAGAAGCAGAAGATGGCGAATTACTAAAGAAAGGAACAGCGTATATAGCACCTGGCGGTTATCACCTTAAGGTAAAGCAAGTCGGGACAAGCCTTGTAGTTCAACTTGACAAGTCTTCCCCTTATAATGGGCATCGTCCTTCGGTCGATGTCATGTTTGAGTCTGTGAGCAAGATTAAAGACTATTTAAAGATCGCTGTTATTATGACTGGAATGGGTTCGGACGGGGCCGAAGGGCTAATTCATCTAAAGAGTAACGGAGTTGTGAAAGCAATTGCAGAGTCACAAGAAACATCCATCGTGTTTGGAATGCCGAGAGCAGCGATTGCGACAAGACTGGTTGATGAAGTCCAAAATGTTGAGAATATTGCTGAAACAATTATGAAATATGTTTAA
- a CDS encoding chemotaxis protein CheA, producing MDMNQYLEVFIEESKEHLQACNEKLLELEKSPQDISIVNEIFRSAHTLKGMSATMGYEDLASLTHQMENVLDAIRNHKISVTPEILDVIFLAVDNLEAMVQSIAEGGDGKRDVSDVVHKLKLIEKGEKPIQSTSHAEVAAAAAKETTVGTISTYDEFELTVLKQSKEQGFESYEITVTLREDCLLKAARVFMIFEVLEKMGEVIKAIPSVDLLEEEQFDHDFTVTLITKEQREDIEKKIMKVSEVEKVKVVPLSFEDFRRSEERSEALVNSQSDPTGSESSQHRKNSQSNEAAMSKKPTAKQSAASNKTIRVNIERLDILMNLFEELVIDRGRLEQISRELNNQELHETVERMSRISGDLQNIILNMRMVPVETVFNRFPRMVRQLARDLNKKIELEIIGAETELDRTVIDEIGDPLVHLLRNAIDHGIETPEIRKASGKNEVGKIVLRAYHSGNHVFIEIEDDGAGIKKEKILNKAINKGIINEQTAAGLTDKQVYELIFASGFSTAEKISDISGRGVGLDVVKNTIESLGGSVSIDSKEGEGSVFSIQLPLTLSIISVMLVEIKKEKYAIPLSSIIETTIVKKEDILNAHNQKVIDFRGKVVPLLFLKDIFEVPARDEDDDEFHSVVIVRKGDKMAGLVVDSFIGQQEVVLKSLGNYLTNVFAISGATILGDGQVALIVDCNALIK from the coding sequence ATGGATATGAACCAATATTTAGAGGTTTTTATTGAAGAAAGCAAAGAGCATTTGCAAGCTTGTAATGAAAAGTTATTAGAGCTTGAAAAAAGCCCTCAGGACATTTCAATTGTCAATGAAATTTTTCGCTCGGCGCATACGTTGAAAGGGATGTCAGCGACAATGGGGTATGAAGACTTGGCAAGTCTGACCCACCAAATGGAAAATGTTTTAGACGCGATCCGTAATCATAAAATTTCCGTTACACCTGAAATTTTAGATGTTATTTTTCTTGCAGTTGATAATTTGGAAGCGATGGTTCAATCCATTGCAGAAGGCGGGGACGGCAAAAGGGATGTCAGTGACGTTGTACATAAATTAAAACTCATCGAAAAAGGAGAAAAACCCATTCAATCAACATCACATGCAGAAGTTGCCGCTGCTGCAGCTAAAGAAACTACTGTCGGAACAATCAGTACATACGACGAATTCGAGTTAACGGTATTAAAGCAGTCAAAAGAACAAGGCTTTGAATCCTACGAAATTACAGTGACTTTACGAGAAGACTGTTTGCTAAAAGCAGCCCGTGTATTTATGATTTTTGAAGTTCTCGAAAAAATGGGAGAAGTTATAAAAGCTATTCCTTCAGTAGATCTGTTGGAAGAAGAGCAATTTGATCATGATTTTACAGTAACTTTAATTACAAAGGAACAGCGGGAAGATATTGAAAAGAAAATTATGAAAGTTTCTGAAGTAGAAAAAGTAAAAGTTGTCCCTCTTTCATTTGAAGATTTTCGCAGATCGGAAGAACGGAGTGAAGCTCTTGTTAACAGCCAGTCTGATCCTACAGGCTCAGAAAGCAGTCAGCATAGAAAGAATTCCCAATCAAACGAGGCGGCTATGAGCAAGAAACCAACGGCTAAACAGTCTGCCGCAAGCAACAAGACGATTCGCGTTAATATCGAAAGGCTCGATATTTTAATGAACTTGTTTGAGGAATTGGTCATTGACCGGGGAAGACTGGAACAAATTTCACGTGAGTTAAACAATCAGGAATTGCATGAAACGGTAGAAAGAATGTCCCGAATTTCAGGTGATTTGCAAAATATTATTTTAAATATGCGAATGGTTCCTGTAGAAACTGTCTTTAACCGATTTCCGCGGATGGTGCGGCAGCTTGCTCGAGATCTAAATAAAAAAATCGAATTAGAAATTATTGGTGCGGAAACCGAACTGGACAGAACGGTGATCGATGAAATTGGGGATCCGCTAGTACACTTGTTGCGAAATGCGATTGATCATGGCATTGAAACTCCTGAAATACGAAAAGCAAGCGGGAAAAATGAAGTGGGAAAGATTGTCCTGAGAGCTTACCACAGCGGTAATCATGTATTTATCGAGATTGAAGATGACGGAGCGGGAATAAAGAAAGAGAAAATACTTAATAAGGCTATTAATAAAGGAATTATTAATGAACAAACTGCCGCCGGCTTAACAGATAAACAAGTGTACGAGCTGATTTTTGCTTCCGGTTTTTCGACGGCTGAAAAAATTTCTGATATTTCGGGCCGCGGAGTCGGATTGGATGTTGTGAAGAACACGATCGAATCACTCGGAGGCTCAGTGTCTATTGATTCAAAAGAAGGAGAAGGGTCCGTCTTTTCCATTCAATTGCCATTAACTCTTTCCATTATTTCCGTCATGCTTGTCGAAATCAAAAAAGAGAAATATGCTATCCCATTATCTTCAATAATCGAAACAACGATCGTGAAAAAAGAAGATATTTTAAATGCTCATAATCAGAAAGTGATTGATTTCAGAGGAAAGGTTGTACCTCTTTTATTCTTAAAGGATATATTTGAAGTTCCTGCACGAGATGAAGACGATGATGAATTCCACTCGGTTGTCATAGTTCGAAAAGGAGATAAAATGGCCGGTCTTGTTGTCGATTCATTTATTGGGCAACAAGAGGTTGTTTTAAAATCGCTTGGTAATTACTTAACAAATGTTTTTGCGATTTCCGGTGCGACGATCCTTGGTGACGGTCAAGTTGCTTTAATCGTAGATTGCAATGCCCTAATTAAGTAA